A genomic window from Rhodothermia bacterium includes:
- a CDS encoding class I SAM-dependent methyltransferase has translation MSFKRNLPRLVKRLFFTWKLHRITGIFAYLLEWTAAISQLSAWIAQNRKLAFNDFPQRKFDYNNRYRLYEWLLQNRIQDEALDYLEFGVAAGRSFSWWVKHLKHPDTRFYGFDTFNGLPEDWGPFKAGDMSNGNKPPELEDDRALFFQGLFQKTLPDFLQKNSLNKPKIIHLDADLYSATLFVLVTLHPHLQKGDVLIFDEYNVPTHEFAALRDFQRAFYCNLKPIAAVNNYYQTVFEVV, from the coding sequence ATGTCTTTTAAACGCAACCTCCCGCGCCTTGTAAAACGGCTTTTTTTTACATGGAAACTCCACCGCATCACCGGAATATTTGCGTACCTATTAGAGTGGACAGCGGCCATCTCACAGCTCTCCGCATGGATTGCCCAGAACCGGAAACTCGCTTTTAATGACTTTCCCCAACGGAAATTTGACTACAACAACCGTTATCGGCTTTATGAATGGTTGCTCCAAAACCGCATCCAAGACGAGGCATTGGATTACTTAGAGTTTGGTGTAGCCGCTGGACGTTCCTTTTCATGGTGGGTGAAACATCTGAAACACCCCGACACACGATTTTATGGCTTCGACACCTTTAATGGCCTGCCAGAAGACTGGGGGCCGTTCAAAGCGGGCGATATGTCTAATGGCAACAAACCACCAGAATTAGAAGATGACAGGGCCTTATTTTTTCAAGGCTTATTCCAAAAAACACTACCGGATTTTCTACAAAAAAACTCGCTAAATAAGCCCAAAATCATTCACCTTGATGCGGACTTATACAGCGCCACACTTTTTGTTTTGGTTACCCTCCACCCTCATTTGCAAAAAGGGGATGTACTGATTTTTGATGAGTATAATGTTCCTACGCACGAATTTGCCGCACTAAGGGATTTTCAGCGGGCTTTTTATTGCAACTTAAAACCCATTGCTGCGGTCAACAATTATTACCAAACGGTTTTTGAAGTGGTCTAA
- the ung gene encoding uracil-DNA glycosylase: MADVKIASSWKAVLASEFEKPYFQNIRKVLHEAKAAGKTLYPPGSLMFNAFDKVPFEAVKVVILGQDPYHQPGQAMGLSFSVPKGVRTPPSLVNIYKELYRDISGFTIPSHGDLSTWAEQGVFLLNAMLSVEKGAAGSHAAIGWQDFTNAVIHTLSDKRNNVVFMLWGNFAKQKKNLIHPEKHLILEAAHPSPLAGNAFSGCAHFSKANKYLQEHGHTAIDWRIAP; the protein is encoded by the coding sequence ATGGCAGACGTAAAAATTGCATCCTCTTGGAAAGCAGTTTTGGCATCGGAGTTTGAAAAACCCTATTTCCAAAACATCCGCAAAGTCCTTCACGAAGCCAAAGCCGCCGGCAAAACCCTTTATCCGCCCGGCTCCCTGATGTTCAATGCCTTTGATAAAGTGCCTTTTGAGGCAGTAAAGGTGGTCATCCTCGGTCAAGACCCCTACCACCAGCCCGGACAAGCGATGGGGCTTTCGTTCTCCGTTCCCAAAGGTGTCAGAACCCCGCCCTCTTTGGTGAACATCTACAAGGAACTTTACCGCGATATTTCCGGATTTACGATCCCGTCGCATGGCGACCTCTCTACTTGGGCCGAACAAGGTGTTTTTTTGCTCAATGCCATGCTTTCGGTGGAAAAAGGGGCAGCGGGTTCACATGCAGCCATCGGATGGCAAGACTTCACCAATGCCGTTATCCACACCCTGTCCGACAAAAGAAACAACGTGGTTTTTATGCTCTGGGGGAATTTTGCCAAACAGAAAAAAAACCTGATTCATCCTGAAAAACACCTCATTTTAGAGGCCGCACACCCCTCCCCATTGGCTGGAAATGCCTTTAGCGGGTGTGCGCACTTCTCTAAAGCAAACAAGTATTTACAAGAACATGGCCATACCGCCATAGACTGGCGAATCGCTCCCTAA
- a CDS encoding caspase family protein — translation MRFLFLCSFLWLGAVSTTLAQSEEPEEFRGMLQTGDKKLKTGEFYDEYVLQVTAGQTLVLDLFSREFDPYLIALPEGAQQQDNNDHDGSNTKSQIILSVQKSGKLTVRITSSRPNQKGRYLLTVTNRSEALAEATNQTLSGTLATSDTKLTTGEFFDTYTVEGIPGQNLTVSLKSTDFDPYLIIKTPSGKQHENDDAGEDKDRAAIDLNLTENGTYKIYVTAYGKGETGAYSVRISTSNDGTSAAQQVQRDVIVMTLGQTKQGKLEDGDATADDGAYCDYYAFEGRKGDNIVLELSTTAFDPFLELILPDGSDITNDDWEGSNRKSRIELTLPGTGRYRVTATAYSKKDVGAYSIKLLRGSSTPITRPEPTRPNPQQRPNTQQRGANTSPTVYGLFVGISDYNGRQSNLRYTAQDARTAKEALVRGAGMPVANGVVLTDAQATVANFKAELRRLAAKVTPQDMFVIFYSGHGGRYPRENWQSSDPDQRDESIELYDAEILDDEMSQLLDQVKAKTTLLILDSCFSGGFSKDVISKPGRMGLFSSEEDVTSGVAFKFQAGGFLAKFFADALLQPNADEDGDGSVSSFELSQYLYERYRGDVKSSTDDDDIIMSSRSMGYQKLVVDRGSIRPNDVLFKKR, via the coding sequence ATGCGTTTCCTTTTTTTATGCAGTTTTTTGTGGCTGGGCGCTGTGTCCACCACACTTGCACAAAGCGAAGAACCGGAAGAATTTCGGGGAATGCTCCAAACGGGCGATAAAAAGCTGAAAACCGGAGAATTTTATGACGAATATGTCTTACAAGTTACTGCGGGACAAACCTTGGTTCTCGATCTTTTTTCGCGGGAATTTGATCCTTATTTAATAGCTTTACCCGAAGGTGCCCAACAGCAGGACAATAACGACCACGACGGGAGCAATACAAAATCTCAAATTATTTTGTCTGTGCAAAAGTCTGGGAAACTTACCGTTCGTATCACCTCCTCACGTCCTAACCAAAAAGGGCGGTACTTGCTCACCGTTACCAACCGGAGTGAGGCATTGGCCGAGGCCACAAACCAAACGCTCTCCGGAACCCTTGCAACCTCCGATACCAAACTGACTACAGGCGAATTTTTTGACACTTACACGGTAGAGGGGATTCCGGGGCAAAACCTGACCGTCTCGCTGAAGTCCACTGACTTTGACCCGTATCTCATCATTAAAACCCCAAGTGGCAAACAACACGAGAACGACGATGCCGGCGAAGATAAAGACCGCGCCGCGATAGACCTTAACCTGACGGAAAACGGAACCTATAAAATTTATGTGACCGCCTATGGAAAAGGAGAAACAGGCGCATATTCCGTGCGGATTTCGACCTCAAACGATGGAACCAGTGCTGCGCAACAAGTGCAACGAGATGTTATTGTGATGACCTTAGGGCAAACCAAACAAGGGAAATTAGAGGATGGGGACGCCACTGCGGATGATGGGGCTTACTGCGATTATTACGCTTTTGAAGGTCGGAAAGGGGATAATATCGTCCTTGAGCTATCCACAACAGCATTTGACCCTTTCCTTGAACTCATTTTGCCGGATGGAAGCGATATCACCAATGACGATTGGGAAGGGAGTAACCGTAAAAGCCGTATCGAGCTAACCTTGCCCGGAACCGGACGCTACCGCGTTACGGCTACTGCATATTCTAAAAAAGATGTGGGCGCATATAGTATTAAGTTGCTAAGAGGCTCCAGCACACCCATTACCCGTCCAGAGCCGACGCGCCCAAATCCGCAACAACGCCCCAATACCCAACAACGTGGCGCCAATACCAGTCCAACGGTTTATGGCCTGTTTGTAGGAATCAGCGATTATAATGGGCGGCAGTCTAATTTGCGTTATACGGCTCAGGATGCCCGAACCGCCAAAGAGGCTTTGGTTCGTGGAGCAGGGATGCCCGTAGCCAATGGCGTGGTTCTAACGGATGCGCAAGCAACAGTGGCTAATTTTAAAGCAGAATTGCGCCGCCTCGCCGCCAAGGTAACCCCACAAGACATGTTCGTCATTTTTTATTCGGGACATGGTGGACGTTATCCTCGCGAAAATTGGCAATCCAGCGACCCAGACCAGCGCGATGAGTCTATTGAATTGTATGACGCCGAAATTTTGGATGACGAAATGAGCCAGTTGTTAGACCAAGTGAAGGCAAAAACCACACTCCTCATTTTGGATTCTTGTTTTAGTGGCGGCTTCTCGAAAGACGTCATTTCTAAACCCGGACGGATGGGCTTGTTCTCTTCGGAGGAGGACGTGACATCGGGTGTGGCCTTTAAATTCCAAGCCGGTGGCTTCTTGGCCAAGTTCTTTGCGGATGCGCTGTTGCAACCTAATGCCGATGAAGATGGCGATGGAAGCGTGTCTTCCTTCGAACTTAGCCAGTATTTATATGAGCGTTATCGGGGAGATGTAAAGAGCAGTACAGACGATGATGACATTATCATGAGTAGCCGGAGTATGGGCTATCAAAAATTGGTGGTGGATCGGGGCAGTATTCGCCCAAACGATGTCTTGTTCAAAAAACGATGA
- a CDS encoding tetratricopeptide repeat protein, whose product MATRTIIKPFWGLFFAVLVAQITNAQGNIEKYQLADSYLRTNQTDKAIPLLEDILASSPREYAFYDRLREAYATSKRFEDALRIIDQRLEWDPSPNIMADKAAILFKQGKELLAMSTWEQAIERAPNDQNTYRMVFYSLYRERLFEQATGFLEKARIKFNAPKLFNMEMAYGYGFAGKFDKAITEYLTLILENPAMISFVKAQLAQMHEQEGALPAFTVAVDRAIRLEPLNKTYRELAAWLYLEAGDYQKALQANVALDRLENMNGANIFSFAQTAADAGFYDVAEEAYKMILEQYATSPMAPNAQLALATMLRKRAETLMEKALSPEGLPISAPNYEAAKRAYQQFADAYPTHPLTPQMLFELAELYQTVFFDLRKAEETHRRIEKQFFGTEYYWKSQYELGQLSVLNNDLEQAKSFYNKVHVSLRTGELAEQAQFQKALMEFYQGHFEMAKSTTEVINQNTTTDVTNDAIELKVIIRENTEQDSVFIPMNLFAKARLFERQRRFDDALLKLDSLTANFKDHTLLDEARFARAGILSALGRFPEAIEAYKSIQKDYAKSYLADRSLFAIAEILEQSEPDKRKAIDQYADVLLKYPGSLLAPEVRARIRKLRGDKISS is encoded by the coding sequence ATGGCAACGCGCACCATTATAAAACCCTTTTGGGGGCTTTTTTTCGCCGTCCTTGTTGCCCAAATAACGAACGCACAAGGCAATATCGAGAAATACCAACTGGCGGATAGCTATCTACGCACCAATCAGACGGATAAAGCCATTCCACTTTTGGAGGACATTTTGGCTTCCAGTCCAAGGGAATACGCTTTTTACGACCGACTACGGGAAGCATACGCCACCTCAAAGCGGTTCGAGGATGCCCTCCGCATTATTGACCAGCGTTTAGAATGGGATCCAAGCCCTAACATTATGGCGGATAAAGCAGCCATTTTATTTAAGCAAGGCAAGGAACTTTTGGCGATGAGTACTTGGGAACAAGCGATCGAACGTGCTCCAAACGACCAAAATACGTATCGGATGGTGTTTTATTCGCTGTATCGCGAGCGCTTGTTTGAGCAAGCAACGGGTTTCTTAGAAAAGGCAAGGATTAAGTTTAATGCACCAAAGCTCTTCAACATGGAAATGGCCTATGGCTATGGGTTTGCGGGCAAGTTTGACAAGGCCATTACCGAATATTTGACATTGATCTTAGAAAATCCGGCCATGATCTCGTTTGTAAAGGCACAATTGGCGCAAATGCACGAGCAAGAAGGAGCGCTTCCGGCCTTTACGGTGGCGGTAGATCGCGCCATTCGCTTAGAACCCCTCAATAAAACCTATCGCGAATTGGCCGCATGGCTGTACTTGGAGGCAGGCGATTACCAAAAAGCACTTCAGGCAAATGTGGCCTTAGACCGTTTAGAGAACATGAACGGTGCCAATATTTTCTCCTTTGCGCAAACGGCTGCCGATGCGGGTTTTTATGATGTGGCAGAAGAAGCCTACAAGATGATTTTGGAGCAATATGCAACCTCACCAATGGCCCCCAATGCACAACTGGCATTGGCCACCATGCTAAGAAAACGTGCGGAAACACTCATGGAAAAAGCCCTCTCGCCCGAAGGCTTGCCCATTTCCGCACCCAACTATGAAGCCGCAAAACGTGCCTACCAACAATTTGCCGATGCTTACCCCACTCATCCTCTAACGCCACAAATGCTTTTTGAACTGGCAGAACTTTACCAAACCGTGTTTTTTGACCTCAGAAAAGCTGAAGAAACACACCGACGGATCGAAAAACAGTTTTTCGGGACAGAATATTATTGGAAATCGCAATATGAATTAGGACAACTCTCCGTTTTGAATAACGATCTGGAGCAGGCAAAATCCTTTTACAACAAAGTCCATGTCTCACTACGAACAGGCGAATTGGCCGAGCAAGCCCAATTCCAGAAAGCCTTAATGGAGTTCTATCAAGGGCACTTTGAAATGGCAAAATCCACCACCGAGGTGATTAACCAAAACACTACAACCGATGTTACCAATGACGCCATTGAGCTTAAGGTCATCATCCGCGAAAATACCGAGCAAGATTCCGTGTTTATCCCCATGAACCTTTTTGCAAAGGCCCGCCTTTTTGAACGCCAGCGGAGGTTTGATGATGCCTTGCTCAAGTTGGATTCCTTGACGGCGAACTTCAAAGACCACACCTTATTGGACGAAGCACGGTTTGCACGCGCCGGCATTTTAAGCGCTTTGGGGCGTTTTCCGGAGGCAATAGAAGCCTATAAAAGCATCCAAAAAGACTATGCAAAAAGTTATTTGGCCGACCGCTCCTTGTTTGCCATCGCCGAAATTCTGGAGCAAAGTGAACCAGACAAACGAAAAGCCATTGACCAATATGCCGATGTCCTCCTGAAATATCCCGGATCGTTGCTCGCCCCTGAGGTCCGGGCACGCATCCGAAAACTCCGAGGCGACAAAATATCTTCCTAA
- a CDS encoding asparagine synthetase B, whose product MQKKFFSLFWALLLFGNINSRAQSILIPMDETQTDHLKAYGLVYWTLAQGMDVDWLLNYRGGSFMAAYNTAVEKELLIRGILFERIGDGTAQSILNEVQSPSNNMDVVKLEKQPRIAVYAPKQVLPWDDAVLMALTYAEVPYTQIYDKEIVSGELQNYDWLHLHHEDFTGQYGKFYAQYRNAPWYIEQQRTAEAEARNLGFRKVSQLKLAVAQTIRQYVLNGGFMFAMCSGSDTFDIALAAHKTDIAAAVFDGDALSPNAQNELDFDVTMAFQNFQVSMNPMEYEHSDIDVMPPPHLQDPSTDFFTLFEFSAKWDPVPTMLTQNHVATLRGFMGQATQYRKEKIKPTVTILGESPGRETVRYLYGPVGKGFFTFYGGHDPEDYRHYVGDPPTDLALHKSSPGYRLILNNVLFPAAKKKPHKT is encoded by the coding sequence ATGCAAAAAAAGTTTTTCTCCCTTTTTTGGGCCTTATTACTCTTCGGCAACATCAACAGCCGTGCACAAAGCATTCTAATTCCTATGGACGAAACCCAAACCGACCATCTAAAGGCTTATGGTTTGGTCTATTGGACATTGGCACAAGGTATGGATGTGGATTGGCTGCTTAATTACCGAGGCGGCTCCTTTATGGCGGCTTATAACACCGCTGTAGAAAAGGAGTTGCTCATCCGAGGGATTCTGTTTGAACGCATCGGCGATGGAACCGCGCAATCTATCCTGAATGAGGTACAAAGTCCTTCTAACAATATGGATGTGGTGAAATTGGAAAAACAACCCAGAATTGCCGTTTATGCACCGAAACAAGTATTGCCTTGGGACGATGCCGTTTTGATGGCGCTAACATATGCAGAAGTACCCTATACCCAGATTTATGACAAAGAAATCGTATCGGGAGAACTACAAAACTACGATTGGCTACACCTCCACCACGAAGACTTTACCGGGCAATACGGCAAATTTTATGCGCAGTACCGAAATGCCCCTTGGTACATCGAACAACAACGCACCGCCGAGGCTGAGGCCCGCAATTTGGGCTTCCGGAAAGTGAGCCAACTTAAACTTGCCGTAGCGCAAACCATCCGGCAATATGTCCTAAATGGCGGCTTTATGTTTGCCATGTGTTCAGGATCCGACACCTTCGATATCGCCCTTGCTGCACATAAAACCGATATCGCCGCCGCCGTTTTTGATGGCGATGCCCTCTCGCCCAATGCACAAAACGAGTTGGATTTTGATGTGACCATGGCTTTCCAGAACTTCCAAGTAAGCATGAATCCAATGGAGTACGAACATTCCGATATAGACGTCATGCCGCCGCCCCATTTACAAGACCCTTCTACCGATTTCTTTACGCTTTTTGAGTTTAGCGCCAAATGGGATCCCGTCCCAACAATGTTAACCCAGAACCATGTGGCCACCTTGCGTGGATTTATGGGACAAGCAACACAGTATCGAAAGGAAAAAATAAAACCGACCGTCACCATTCTTGGCGAATCACCCGGACGCGAAACCGTGCGCTATCTTTATGGCCCCGTTGGAAAAGGGTTTTTTACGTTCTATGGCGGCCACGATCCAGAAGATTATCGGCACTATGTGGGGGATCCGCCCACCGACTTAGCCCTGCACAAAAGTTCTCCCGGATACCGCCTCATTTTGAACAATGTCCTCTTTCCGGCAGCCAAGAAAAAACCGCATAAAACCTGA